The following are encoded in a window of Fibrobacter sp. UWP2 genomic DNA:
- the mrdA gene encoding penicillin-binding protein 2, translated as MFRETDNEYVQTRNWNVLVFMGVVFIMFTILLIRLYSLQYTHYDENLQRSENNRIRKVELIAERGYIYDRNGEVLVRNRPSYQIALQAMNLPRKSSERDSVFQRLLRIKDKNGERVFDSASVDTAFQRSRWIKNKPIRFFEDASPEQVAIIEEHSAELPGVVTLIESRREYPYGTLASHVLGYTGEISEDQLKLPEFKNYSQGDRIGQKGLEQGYDQEFRGKNGLKLVEVNASGREIGLVKGVESQAPVPGLHLVSTIDLKLQKVAEEAIPDSARGALVAIDPRNGEILAMVSSPRLDPNIFSLKRRERNKGWAHVALDSMRPLTNRAISGTYTPASVFKLVTAGAGLENGVLSETKYYPKPCTGGYQYGARYQKCWGTHGSLNVVNAIRLSCDVFFYQAGLDIDMARINEFARRFGLGENPLGVDIPGEKGGWLPDSASFNAKNKRLGWRWARGLILNLSIGQGQLVTPLQQAVLVGSLATNKGVYRPHFMKELRDSEGNVVKRFEPEIIRPGNMKPETHRVLMAAMDSVVNHPGGTGKRGAVPGIRVGAKTGSGEWKKGAKTHAWYAAVAPLDNPEIAVAVIMEAAGGGGAVSGPIARKVMMAYFGKEDEVKK; from the coding sequence ATGTTTAGGGAAACGGACAACGAATATGTCCAGACCAGAAACTGGAACGTGCTCGTGTTCATGGGAGTCGTGTTCATTATGTTCACGATTCTTTTGATTCGCCTTTATTCTTTGCAGTACACCCATTACGACGAAAACCTCCAGCGCTCCGAGAACAACCGCATTCGCAAAGTGGAACTCATTGCCGAGCGCGGTTACATTTACGACCGCAACGGCGAAGTGTTGGTGCGCAACAGGCCCTCGTACCAAATTGCACTGCAGGCGATGAACCTGCCCCGCAAATCAAGCGAACGTGATTCGGTGTTCCAGCGCTTGCTGCGCATAAAAGACAAAAACGGGGAGCGGGTTTTTGATTCCGCCTCTGTGGATACCGCGTTCCAGCGAAGCCGTTGGATAAAGAACAAGCCAATCCGTTTTTTTGAGGATGCTTCTCCAGAGCAGGTTGCCATCATTGAAGAACATTCCGCGGAATTGCCGGGTGTCGTGACCCTCATTGAATCTCGCAGGGAGTATCCGTATGGCACGCTTGCCTCCCACGTTTTGGGTTATACCGGTGAGATCTCGGAAGACCAGTTGAAACTGCCCGAGTTCAAGAATTACTCGCAGGGCGACCGCATTGGGCAAAAGGGTTTGGAGCAAGGTTACGACCAGGAGTTCCGCGGCAAGAACGGTCTCAAGCTTGTAGAAGTGAACGCCTCTGGCAGGGAGATCGGCTTGGTGAAAGGCGTCGAGAGCCAGGCGCCGGTTCCGGGATTGCACTTGGTCTCTACAATCGACTTGAAATTGCAGAAGGTCGCCGAAGAGGCAATTCCCGATAGCGCAAGGGGAGCCTTGGTGGCAATAGACCCGCGCAACGGGGAAATCCTTGCGATGGTGAGTTCGCCCCGTTTGGACCCGAACATCTTTTCGCTTAAGCGTCGTGAACGTAATAAGGGCTGGGCGCATGTTGCCCTCGATTCCATGCGTCCGCTTACCAACCGAGCCATTTCGGGAACTTATACGCCGGCCTCCGTCTTTAAGCTTGTCACCGCCGGTGCGGGCCTCGAGAACGGCGTGCTCTCTGAAACCAAGTATTACCCCAAGCCGTGTACGGGCGGCTACCAGTACGGCGCCCGCTACCAAAAGTGCTGGGGAACTCACGGAAGCCTGAATGTGGTGAATGCGATTCGCTTGAGTTGTGACGTGTTCTTTTACCAGGCGGGTCTTGATATAGACATGGCTCGCATCAACGAGTTCGCTCGCCGTTTTGGTTTGGGCGAGAATCCGCTTGGCGTCGACATCCCTGGCGAGAAAGGCGGCTGGCTTCCGGATTCCGCTTCGTTCAATGCGAAGAACAAGCGCTTGGGCTGGCGTTGGGCGCGAGGCCTTATTCTGAACCTCTCCATAGGGCAGGGACAGCTGGTGACTCCGTTACAGCAGGCGGTGCTTGTGGGCTCGCTTGCGACGAACAAGGGCGTCTACCGTCCGCACTTTATGAAGGAACTTCGCGATTCCGAAGGGAACGTGGTCAAGCGTTTTGAACCCGAGATCATTCGCCCGGGGAACATGAAGCCTGAGACGCATCGCGTGCTGATGGCCGCCATGGATTCGGTGGTGAACCACCCCGGTGGAACGGGCAAACGCGGCGCCGTGCCGGGAATCCGCGTGGGTGCCAAGACGGGTTCGGGCGAATGGAAGAAGGGCGCCAAGACGCACGCCTGGTATGCGGCGGTCGCTCCGCTCGACAACCCCGAAATCGCCGTCGCCGTGATTATGGAAGCCGCCGGTGGTGGTGGCGCTGTGTCGGGCCCTATTGCGCGCAAAGTGATGATGGCCTACTTTGGCAAGGAAGATGAGGTGAAAAAATGA